Proteins encoded by one window of Hylaeus volcanicus isolate JK05 chromosome 7, UHH_iyHylVolc1.0_haploid, whole genome shotgun sequence:
- the LOC128880382 gene encoding protein HEXIM1, which produces MCACTTANRRILVNITNMEDHNVKITTEKVSGGIDEVRDVKGVKAEPTPAASSLPATEQVSHSTGEYIKEGDHVNGKTCVKSLVKKAGKFESGSGSGDQEGCQYEDGIDIAAKKRKTRRGKPKHRKLKPYSKQQLSYQQQLRYRSRGRLAKTGRQPPAPYNTTQFLMDDHSDLPDLDQKLSEAASSEIPATFQKPIAPSRTRDSSFSVDSDEDYFYSSPEDEEEFLTKEFSTAYEDLHAERLSTLSKSELIQEYLQLEAKVDLLTKRLRGKNFHQMEERDLESRCSSTDSESAKKLKICQQRIDDLMQQNEQLKRENESLRAQRHGSVVSSVDSESDSDSTSNGNRSRCSCHLSNPDHVGYTRHESSQRRDSSVSSTDSKSNSCNTSSSESSKESVTPVNLSNGHLTIQEINGLPT; this is translated from the exons ATGTGTGCTTGTACCACCGCGAATCGTCGAATTTTAGTCAATATTACGAATATGGAGGATCATAATGTCAAGATAACGACAGAGAAAGTGTCGGGCGGCATTGATGAAGTACGTGACGTGAAGGGCGTAAAAGCGGAGCCGACGCCTGCGGCGTCATCGTTGCCAGCTACGGAACAAGTATCGCACTCTACTGGTGAATATATCAAGGAGGGCGACCATGTTAATGGGAAAACT tGCGTTAAATCGTTGGTAAAAAAAGCGGGAAAATTTGAAAGTGGAAGTGGTAGTGGCGATCAAGAAGGGTGCCAGTACGAGGATGGAATTGATATCGCggcaaagaaaagaaagacgCGTAGAGGTAAACCTAagcatagaaaattaaaaccgTATTCAAAACAGCAATTGTCTTATCAACAACAGCTAAGATATAGATCTAGAGGTCGACTAGCAAAAACTGGTAGACAACCTCCAGCACCATATAACACTACACAGTTTCTTATGGATGATCACAGCGATCTTCCAGATCTTGACCAAAAACTTTCAGAAGCCGCGTCGTCGGAAATTCCGGCTACGTTTCAAAAACCGATAGCTCCGTCTCGTACGCGAGACTCTAGTTTCAGCGTCGACTCCGacgaagattatttttattcgtctccAGAGGATGAGGAAGAATTCTTGACAAAGGAATTTTCAACAGCTTACGAAGATCTTCACGCGGAGCGGTTAAGCACATTAAGTAAATCAGAATTGATACAGGAATATCTACAATTAGAGGCCAAAGTAGATTTATTGACGAAACGATTACGCGGTAAAAATTTTCACCAGATGGAAGAGCGAGATTTAGAAAGCAGATGTAGTAGTACGGATTCAGAATCGgcgaaaaagttaaaaatatgtcAACAGCGAATTGACGATTTAATGCAACAAAATGAACAACTAAAGCGAGAAAACGAATCGTTGAGGGCTCAAAGACATGGCAGTGTAGTTTCAAGTGTTGATAGCGAAAGCGACAGTGATAGTACAAGTAATGGAAATAGGAGCAGATGTAGTTGTCACCTTTCGAATCCAGACCATGTGGGATATACTAGACACGAAAGTAGTCAAAGAAGAGACAGTTCGGTGTCTAGTACTGATAGTAAAAGTAATAGTTGTAATACAAGCTCGAGTGAGAGTTCTAAAGAATCCGTAACACCGGTTAATCTCTCAAATGGTCATTTAActattcaagaaattaatgGCCTTCCCACATAA
- the LOC128880383 gene encoding ADP-ribosylation factor-like protein 16, giving the protein MCLCLGPAKSGKTFLMKYLQGDEIDDATHTVSTNGINHFTVKNGTGEFDMIIKEIGGSMAPIWKHYFDKIQKIIYVVDASNLCQISAAGVLLYSLLVEPRLQNIKIALTLNKMDLSYRQMRNEALLMLQYSRLKKEITQELAIFETSGLTGQGIEELRDWLFDPITLKAAINANK; this is encoded by the exons atgtgcCTTTGTCTTGGTCCTGCTAAATCTGGCAAAACCTTtctcatgaaatatttacaaggaGACGAGATTGATGACGCGACTCATACTGTTTCTACGAATggtataaatcattttacagtAAAAAATGGTACTGGTGAATTTGACATGATTATTAAAGAGATTGGTGGTAGTATGGCGCCAATATGGAAACACTACTTCGATAAG ATTCAGAAAATCATTTATGTAGTGGATGCGAGTAATCTTTGTCAGATAAGCGCGGCTGGAGTGTTACTTTACTCTCTGTTAGTCGAGCCtagattacaaaatataaaaatcgcGTTAACATTGAACAAAATGGATCTTTCTTATCGCCAAATGCGTAATGAAGCCTTACTCATGCTTCAATATTCGcgtttaaagaaagaaattacacAAGAACTCGCTATATTTGAAACTAGTGGGTTGACTGGTCAAGGTATCGAAGAATTACGAGATTGGTTATTTGATCCAATCACTTTAAAAGCTGCAATAAATGCGAACAAATGA
- the LOC128880379 gene encoding DNA damage-binding protein 1 has protein sequence MKVMSHHYVVTAHKPTAVTACVTGNFTSPTDLNLILAKNVRLEIYLVTPEGLRPLKEVGMYGKIAVVKFFRPPHEKKDLLFVLTTRYNAMILECMGEGEDIEIMTKAHGNVADRIGKASETGIKAVIDPKARVIGLRLYDGLFKIIPLDKDNPELKASSIRMDEQQVQDVNFLHGCANPTLILIHQDINGRHVKTHEISLRDKEFVKIPWRQDNVEREAMMVIPVPSPICGAIIIGQESILYHDGTTYVAVVPPIIKQSTITCYAKVDNQGLRYLLGDMAGHLFMLFLEQEKKPDGTQVVKDLKVELLGEISIPECITYLDNGVIFVGSRLGDSQLIKLITKADENGSYCVPMETFTNLAPIVDMAVVDLERQGQGQMVTCSGAFKEGSLRIIRNGIGIEEHASIDLPGIKGMWALKVGGGNFDNTLVLSFVGQTRILMLNGEEVEETDIPGFVADEQTFHTGNVTNDLFIQITPTSARLISHDTKTVVSEWEPENKRTISVVACNGTQVLCATGNDLFYMEISGGQILPKGFATLQYEVACLDLSPLDGNTEAVIAAVGLWTDISVRVLTLPALEEINKELLGGEIIPRSILMTCFEGNTYLLCALGDGSMYYFTLHKQSGILSDKKKVTLGTQPTVLRTFRSLSTTNVFACSDRPTVIYSSNHKLVFSNVNLKEVNHMCSLNAESYPDSLALATDSTVTIGTIDEIQKLHIRTVPLGESPRRITYQESSQTFGVITMRVDIQDSSSVSIVRHSASTQAASTSSNSHIASHNKPTGHTASDIGQEIEVHNLLIIDQHTFEVLHAHMLMPSEYALSLISTKLGEDPTFYYVVGTAFINPDESEPQMGRILLYHWNDGKLTQVAEKEIKGSCYSLIEFNGKLLASINSTVRLFEWTAEKELRLECSHFNNIIALYLKTKGDFVLVGDLMRSLTLLQYKTMEGSFEEIARDYNPNWMTAVEILDDDTFLGAENCFNLFVCQKDSASTSEDERQQMQEVGQFHLGDMVNVFRHGSLVMQNLGESSTPTQGCVLFGTVSGAIGLVTQIPFTFYEFLRNLEDRLTSVIKSVGKIEHNFWRSFNTELKIEQSEGFIDGDLIESFLDLSPDKMAEVAMGLMIDDGTGMKKEATVDDLVKIVEDLTRIH, from the exons ATGAAAGTAATGTCTCACCACTATGTAGTTACGGCACACAAGCCGACGGCTGTCACCGCATGTGTGACAG GTAATTTCACCTCACCTACGGATCTGAACCTTATTTTGGCGAAGAATGTCCGATTAGAAATTTACCTCGTTACCCCAGAAGGTTTAAGACCACTGAAAGAGGTTGGAATGTATGGAAAAATCGCAGTCGTTAAATTTTTTAGACCGCCG CATGAGAAGAAAGATCTTTTGTTTGTCTTAACCACACGTTACAATGCTATGATTTTGGAATGTATGGGAGAAGGAGAGGATATAGAAATTATGACAAAAGCACATGGAAATGTAGCAGACCGTATTGGGAAAGCTTCTGAGACAGGAATTAAAGCTGTAATTGATCCCAAAGCACGTGTAATCGGTCTTCGATTATACGATGGTCTTTTTAAAATCATACCTCTTGACAAGGACAATCCAGAATTAAAAGCATCATCTATACGTATGGATGAACAACAAGTACAAGatgtaaattttcttcatgGCTGTGCCAATcctactttaattttaattcatcaaGATATTAATGGGAGGCATGTCAAGACACATGAAATTTCTTTGAGAGATAaggaatttgttaaaataccTTGGCGACAGGATAATGTAGAGCGTGAAGCCATGATGGTCATTCCTGTACCCTCCCCCATTTGTGGTGCAATCATAATTGGGCAAGAAAGTATATTATATCATGATGGAACCACGTACGTTGCTGTTGTACCTCCAATCATTAAACAGAGCACAATTACATGCTATGCTAAAGTTGATAACCAAGGACTCAGATATTTATTAGGAGATATGGCCggacatttatttatgttgtTCTTAGAACAAGAAAAGAAGCCAGATGGTACACAAGTAGTGAAAGACTTAAAAGTTGAGCTCTTAGGAGAAATCAGTATACCAGAATGCATTACATACCTAGACAATGGAGTAATATTCGTTGGTAGTCGTTTAGGTGATtctcaattaattaaattaattacaaaagcAGATGAAAATGGTTCATATTGTGTTCCAATGGAAACTTTTACCAACTTAGCGCCGATAGTTGACATGGCTGTAGTTGACCTTGAAAGACAGGGCCAGGGACAGATGGTCACATGCTCTGGAGCTTTTAAAGAAGGTTCTCTCAGAATTATCAGAAATGGAATTGGTATTGAAGAACATGCAAGTATAGATTTACCTGGCATCAAGGGTATGTGGGCGCTTAAAGTCGGCGGTGGCAATTTTGACAATACCCTAGTTTTATCTTTTGTGGGACAAACTAGAATTTTGATGTTGAATGGAGAAGAAGTCGAAGAAACAGATATCCCAGGCTTTGTCGCGGATGAGCAAACTTTCCATACTGGAAATGTTAcaaacgatttatttattcagatAACACCTACATCTGCCAGGTTGATTTCGCACGATACAAAGACTGTTGTTTCCGAGTGGGAaccagaaaataaaagaacaatcaGTGTAGTTGCTTGCAATGGTACACAAGTACTTTGCGCTACcggaaatgatttattttacatgGAAATTTCTGGTGGACAGATCTTACCAAAAGGATTTGCTACTCTACAGTATGAAGTTGCGTGTTTAGATTTATCCCCACTGGATGGGAATACCGAGGCAGTAATTGCTGCAGTAGGTTTATGGACAGATATTTCTGTCCGTGTACTAACTCTGCCTGCTCTGGAAGAAATCAATAAAGAATTACTTGGAGGCGAAATTATACCTAGATCTATTCTAATGACATGTTTTGAAGGCAATACATATCTTCTTTGCGCTCTCGGAGATGGCAGTATGTATTACTTCACTTTACATAAACAGAGCGGTATACTgtcagataaaaaaaaagttacctTAGGTACACAACCAACAGTTTTAAGAACTTTCAGATCGCTGTCTACCACTAACGTTTTTGCATGTTCTGATCGACCTACTGTGATCTATTCGTCTAATCATAAACTAGTATTCAGCAATGTTAACTTGAAAGAAGTAAATCACATGTGTTCTTTGAATGCAGAATCATATCCTGATAGTTTAGCATTAGCGACTGATAGTACAGTGACAATAGGAACGATcgatgaaatacaaaaattgcacatTCGAACTGTTCCTCTTGGAGAATCACCAAGACGAATTACTTATCAAGAGAGCTCTCAAACATTTGGGGTAATAACAATGCGCGTTGATATCCAAGATAGTAGCAGTGTTAGCATTGTAAGGCATTCTGCATCTACACAAGCAGCTTCTACATCTAGTAATAGTCACATTGCATCGCATAATAAACCTACAGGTCATACAGCTAGCGATATTGGTCAAGAAATCGAAGTACATAATTTACTCATTATAGATCAACATACTTTCGAAGTTTTACATGCACATATGTTAATGCCTAGCGAGTACGCGTTGTCGTTGATATCAACCAAGTTAGGCGAAGACCCCACTTTTTATTATGTGGTTGGTACTGCTTTCATTAATCCGGATGAAAGTGAACCACAAATGGGTAGAATACTCCTATATCATTGGAACGATGGAAAGCTCACGCAAGTTGCCGAAAAAGAGATCAAAGGATCGTGTTATTCTTTAATCGAATTTAATGGAAAACTTCTCGCTAGTATTAATAGTACCGTTCGTTTATTCGAATGGACTGCAGAGAAAGAGCTCAGGCTGGAATGTAGTCATTTCAATAACATTATTGCTctgtatttaaaaacaaaaggagACTTCGTTTTGGTTGGAGATCTTATGAGGTCTCTTACATTGTTACAATATAAAACGATGGAAGGTAGTTTTGAAGAAATAGCAAGAGATTACAATCCAAACTGGATGACTGCTGTTGAAATATTAGATGATGACACTTTCTTGGGCGCTGAAaactgttttaatttatttgtgtgTCAGAAAGATAG TGCTTCAACTTCAGAAGATGAAAGACAACAAATGCAGGAAGTTGGACAATTTCATTTAGGTGATATGGTCAATGTCTTCCGGCATGGGTCTTTAGTAATGCAAAATTTAGGCGAATCAAGTACACCCACACAGGGTTGCGTGTTATTTGGAACTGTTAGTGGTGCAATTGGTCTAGTTACACAAATTCCATTCACATTTTACGAATTTCTACGAAATCTCGAGGACAGATTAACAAGCGTAATTAAAAGCGTTGGTAAAATAGAACACAACTTTTGGAGAAGTTTTAATaccgaattaaaaattgaacaaagtgAAGGTTTCATAGATGGAGACTTAATCGAAAGTTTCCTTGACTTGAGTCCCGATAAAATGGCAGAAGTTGCGATGGGTCTtatg ATTGATGATGGTACCGGAATGAAAAAGGAAGCAACGGTAGATGATCTTGTAAAAATAGTGGAGGATCTTACAAGAATAcattaa